The nucleotide window TGACCTGGGCCCCCGGGTGGGGGCCCGGTCATCGATCCTGCGCGTAGGGAACCTTCTCCGGGAGCGGTTGTCCGCTCCCGGAGAACCGAACGCGCGTACATCGCGCCAAGGAGTGAGTCATGACGGTCATGCCCAAGCCCATGAACCCGGACGTCCGGGAATTCCTCGACAAGTTCGATTTCAGCGCCTGTATGTCCTGCGGGACCTGTTCCAACGGGTGCCCGGTCACCGGGACGCCCGGCATGGAGGGGTGGGACACGCGCACGGCCATGCGCATGCTTGCCTACGGCATGGTGGACGAGGTGGTGGATTCCAATTTCCCCTGGCTGTGCACCGGTTGCGGGCGGTGCGCCTACTCCTGCCCCATGGGCATCGACATCCCGGCGGTCATGGCGCACATGAAGTCCCTGCGCGACCGCGACAAGGTGCCGGGCACCCTGCATCAGGGCATGCAGAACAACGTGGATACCGGCAACAACCTGGCCATATCCAGGGAGGAATACCTGGAAGGCATGGCCGAGCTGGGGGTGGATATGGCAGAGGAGTGCCCCGGCTTCTATGTTCCGGTGGACAAGGCGAACGCCAGGATATTGTTTGGGGCTGTACCAGATAACTCCGTTGGGGTATCGGTATGGCAATGCGAAAGAGCCGTTTAGGTCGCGAGAAGCAGCTCCGTTTGATTGAGCATTTTGTAGCCGGGACAACAGCACGATGTGCCGCTGATCTGGTCGGCGTGAACTTCAAAACGGCTGCGTATTACTTTCACCGGATTCGTGAAATTATAGCCGAAGAAGAGGCCAACGAAGGAATGGCTTTCGGCGAATTTGAAGTCGATGAAAGCTATTTCGGCGGCAGGCGAAAGGGCAAACGAGGTCGTGGGGCCGCAGGGAAAGTGCCCGTGTTCGGGATCCTTAAAAGGGGCGGGAAGGTACACACACAGGTGATTCCCGACGCCAAAGGCAAAACGCTGATGCCGATTATCCAGGAGAAGATCCAGCCCGACAGCGTTGTTTACTCAGATTGCTGGTACGGCTACAATGTCCTCGATGTGTCCGAATTCAAGCACTTCAGGATCAACCACTCCAAGTTGTTCGCCGACAGCC belongs to Pseudodesulfovibrio portus and includes:
- a CDS encoding IS1595 family transposase, whose protein sequence is MRKSRLGREKQLRLIEHFVAGTTARCAADLVGVNFKTAAYYFHRIREIIAEEEANEGMAFGEFEVDESYFGGRRKGKRGRGAAGKVPVFGILKRGGKVHTQVIPDAKGKTLMPIIQEKIQPDSVVYSDCWYGYNVLDVSEFKHFRINHSKLFADSQNHINGIENFWNQAKRHMRKFNGIPTKHFHLFLKECEWRFNNSNPRRQLKQLKQWVKKHMG
- a CDS encoding 4Fe-4S dicluster domain-containing protein; its protein translation is MTVMPKPMNPDVREFLDKFDFSACMSCGTCSNGCPVTGTPGMEGWDTRTAMRMLAYGMVDEVVDSNFPWLCTGCGRCAYSCPMGIDIPAVMAHMKSLRDRDKVPGTLHQGMQNNVDTGNNLAISREEYLEGMAELGVDMAEECPGFYVPVDKANARILFGAVPDNSVGVSVWQCERAV